The Halichondria panicea chromosome 8, odHalPani1.1, whole genome shotgun sequence DNA segment taattatacaatagctttatacgcccttgattgATAGCACCTATATATCTTCCAATTAAGTTATATCTGCGTATATACGTtactatacatatataatCTTATATTCCTATAATATATAGAAAAgtattttaataataattatattccataattataattaatttttattaatAATactgaatgtataattatacacagttcAACAAAGGTTTTATAGTATACGAACAAATTGAGTTTGTGGCAGTACAGGGtgtaaaattatagtccttcTCTACTTGTTAGTAAGCCACTGAAGAGTTTTCTGCACAAGGAATACGGTGCACACACCCAGAGCCGTCTTGGCCTGTTCGGGACTCACTCGATCCTGGCATTGTGTACAATGCTTCTGACTGGCACGCCGGGCAAAGTAAGAGCTGTGTGGGAAGGGAGGGTAACAGTCATGGATCAAATAACTATCACGTACAGTTACACACGTAGAAAatgatgtacataattataatgtatgtgtTGATGAGGCAGTATAATTTTAATGAATGTGCTGTGTAAAATCAATGTACGTGTGCACAAAGCAGCTAGCGCTGACTACTCCTGATCCACAAGTAATTATGAACACTAGATCTTACCTGGGGTATATGAATTTACTGAGGGTAATTTGGCTACCAGCTGAACTACTTGAGGTAGTTTGTTGTCGTGGTTGTACACCGGTTGTTCCTATAGTTGGACCTCCGTGCTTGTAACACATCTTACTCAGGTGGACAGAGACTGTTCAAATTTGATAACTTTCTTATGTTGATATCTGTTAATGGAGGAAGAAGAGGCTCCTAACACTGTAGGCCGTCCTCAAGCTGTCCTCAAAACGTAAAGATGAAGTTTGTTGAAACTTGGCTTGTTTACTCAAGTATTACGAAATGTTTGGCACATGACTTTCGTTTAATTGGAAATGAAAATTtttaagataataattattagtgagtAGCCGGCCACGTGTGTTTGGTTGGAAAAGAGAGATAATAATTGTCGTGTATCACAGAGACAAAAAATAAAATGGCTAAAAGTCTTAGATCTAAAAGAAGACAAAAGATCCTGGGTGTCAGAAGAAAGAAGGTTAGAGAGCGAGAGGTGAAGAAAATGTGGGAAAAGCATTTATTGAAACAGAATGGTGAGCGAATGCTACTAGAAGGACTCGCTGAAGCGAACACTGGACCTAGCAATGAACAATCCGTTATGGAGGTGACAGCAGAAAAAATCAGCAATTCTGAAATAAAAAAGATTCAAGAGAAGTGGGGGACAAGACGAAGTATCAGTAAGAAGCTCAAGGCTAAACGAAAAAAAGGACATGCACAATGGTAGTCTCCGGACCATAACTCTAATAACTGGTATTAATTAACACAGTTTCTATTTAAGAATtgctattattaatttttgtcacAAAATAAACATGTACCTTATAATGACATAATGCGTTGCAGATCTACTgcactgtataatttatgACTTAAACTGTAACAGACTCTCAAGCAAGTGTTCACCGTGCAACAGTGCAGTCGGCTCACAGTCTAAAACCGTAATTTTTAGACTATTGTTGGATGCATTGCTCTGCTatcacatataattatatagatattaCAGCTGTGCCATATGGGATGACTCTAGGTACGTACGAGACGAGAGCAGTACTGTTTCTTGCTTTAATACATACAGCTGTACATGCCATTAGGGGGACGACTCTAGGAATCGAGAGCAGTACTGTTTCTTGCTTACTtacaccatagattgaagagtctaactcttcaatctatgcttaCACACAGCTGTACATGCCATTAGGGGACGACTCTAGGAATGGAGCGAGAGCAGTACTATTTCTTGCTTACATACAGCTGTACGTGCCATTAGGGGATGACTCTAGGAGTGGAGCGAGAGCAGTACTGTTTCTTGCAATTAAACTATGTTTGTTCCATGTAGGTACTACAACTCATGTACGTTTATAGTTACGTGATCATAAAAGTAGACGATCATTTATAAGAAATCAGCAAAATTAGTGATATCATACATTTTAACATCAATAGTGATGAGAACACAACCTAAAATACCCGTTGAACGATAACTGTGTGCAGATTTCATTTTCTGTTGTTGATGACAACATGATGGACAATTAAGAGATGGTGAGTCCCAATGTTTATGATTTTATGACGGTAATCTGGTGTGCTAAGAATCATGTACCAACTGAGCAGGTCAGACATCGTCAAATCGTGGGATTAATTGTTGGATtagatagagaatttacaggtaCAGGAACATCAGTACATGTAGGGGTTTTGCATCCCTCCTATAGAAACAAAGAGAAGGCAACAATAAAAGAACTCTGGGAGTTTTTACATGCAGACATCAAGTTTGCTTTAAAgttaaagtacatgtactgtacagcaATGCATAAAAGAAAATGAATAATCACACAATGTCATAGACCACTATGTGAGAGGTGGGAGGCATTGATTGGCTTGTaactaccgtagaaactggattattagtgcatgcgcttttagggtcaatagcagaaCTCTATatgcttatattcgagaatttgcctataatgcagtcattttgagccccacccagcaaccggatgtctctgtgatgagagctgactcgcaagctggctagaaagtgagcaagcaaggcaagcaggcaaccctaactggatctatatcatactattatgttacagttcattttacagttcatttacatcatttaaattcatattgaccaggaacttagAATAAAAGGATctcatccatgtctcacattctctcagcatgatcagacaaggtaacagcaagcatgcccagagagtccttacagatggatatcaccagctatatacatgtagctatcatgcactgtacaagctaactagccCATAGAAAAACAAAATTAGCtgaatcaattctaaaattccactaataaccttcgcataattggaaaagcgcttcaatttgagtataaaaagcttgcagttgagcatgcgcttaaaataaagatacgcttataatcgagtaagtgctaataatccagtttctacggtatttCGTTAAATAGTACGAAGAGACTCACCATGTGGCATAACTGGCATGTTGTAATAACCTCTGTACATCATAGCAGGAGGTGCTGGATCGGATACGGGTCTGAACGGGGGGCCACTCCTCATTTGACCAGGCATTTGACCCCCACCCATGGCGTACATCTGTGAGGGATGGTGTCGGGGAGAGGGGTGCTCAACTTCGTTGTACACATTAGAGATTGGAGAGTGGGACATGGTGCTCTTCAAATTGAACTCTGTAGAGATCAATAACGAAAAAGTAACAATGGATATGTAGTGTGCAGTATGGAGGCGttaaattgtacatgtaccaaacATATAAATGtaacaactagagcactgaagtgcacatgaatagaactagagcactgaagtgctaaccctcggccgTTGACATGAATACTATAAATACCAGAGGAGTAAGGAAGCAACAAcctacaattctacttttaatacacaccggtaaaggatcactcCAGCAGCAAATatttatgtagatctaccccGAATAAAGACCGCGTGTAGAGCTAGGCACCGTgtaagtttaagcttcttagcttttactcgcttttatacgacaacaaatctttaacatcgaaatctaccGTAGACTCACAtattacaaacagacacacaaacaaacaaaccaaccaacggactactatacccgtggccgctcACGCGCCttgggtaataattatagtagaaaaAGCATTGAAAAGGCTAAGTAGCAAGTAGCATGAGCAATGAAATTCttagaggcatgctgaaacttaGAACAGAGCTTTAGCATGGATGAGACATGTATGCaatgtggactaggatcacagcaaagtcagTCAGCGAAGAAGCCTAGAAATATGGCTCCTGGGTGGAAACAAAGAAGACAACCCTgatcataattctagctttctactttagtgacccctttttccattgttcctggtaaagggtcacttcagctgaaaatacacATCTTGAATACAGGCCGTGTGTAGTTACAGCTAACCATGCTGCCAACGTTGCAAGTTCAAGCTCCTTTCTTAGCTTTAACATCACAATTTGCCACATTCAACACTAATaatttgttgtgtgaaggctgtCCATGCTGTGAACGCAGTGCCatgcatccaggtgagtaggcTCACATGtcacaccagaggaggtacaacacacgtgcctcgattaggcaattagcctctggAATAACGTATAAAGATTTGCTTTATTGCAACGTCGTAGGCGTGGTTAATCTCTATAAGCGCATCCGGATAATAGGCGTATAGAGGCCTGCTCTTTTCCCTAAAGGGCGAATGGGCTTActaaccagattatacggtaTGCCCGCGACATGGACTCGGGTAAAAAACCAACGGAACTATACCCATGGCCGTCCACACCTCGGGTAATAAATAGCTCACCTTGTTCTGCTCTTGGATCTACTACTTTAAACGAGTTTGATTTGGCTACATCggagagctacatgtacagagaaAAGAAGACACTaaacaagcacacacacggaGGACCATAGTgatacaaacacacatacgCATGTAATTCCATAACTCACTGTTTGGTTTGGTTTGTTGTTGTGCATCTGTCTCATGACTGCCGTTGGAAGAAGGCTAATGTTGGGCTTGGGAGGAGGGGTCTCACGCATCTATGTAAGGAAAAAAGAAAGATACATGATAATACTTTACTTCTCAATACACAGACCACACCAGAGACCCAAAGAGATTTGGTTTGAAGAAAATGCTTTTTGGGAAGATCAACAGACAGATATCATGTATCGAGTAAAGATCATCACAATTGCATAGCTACGGCATGCAATTCAAGCATGTTAAGCGCACCCTGTGTTGCATTCCTCTGTGCATACTGTTGCTATACATGGCCCTCTCCATTTGAGCTCTCTCCATTTGAGCTCTCTCCATCTGCTTCATCTGCTTCAACTCCATCAAACGTCGTCTCTCCATCTCAACGGCCCAATTATTGGCAGTGGGGCGATTTACCCCACCCTGAGGTCGTATCCCAATGCTGGGTGGGGGCAGCATGTCCATCCTGTGTTCTCCTTCGTGATACATGTATTCCCTGTCCACCATGTGCATGGATCTCTGTGCTTCCATCGGTGGTCCCCCGGTCATTCGAGCACTAAGGCCTGGGAGCAGCTTTGCCTTTATGTGTGGGTCTGCATATCCACTGGCCATGTGGGGAGGAGGTAGCTCTGAGGGTAGTGGATTTTGCCTGTCTCTGAGAATTTGTTCCTGATCCAGCTTCTCTAGCATTCTCTCTAAGTGTTCCACACGGCTGACTCGACTCGGATACTGAGGGGGAATCTCTGGAGGAGGTCGCTGGTAGTGAGAGTGTGACCCTGTGATTACCTCTTCGTCAAAGTCCATTTCTTTCTCGAGAATGTTCCCAAATGTATCCTGTGGAGGCTTAACATTTTCAGGACGGAATGTAGTAGGGACTTCCGAGTTTGGTATGGAGGGGCTGGACTTAGGAACAATGTTTAATGAGCTTGTGTCAGGAGTGTTCGGAGACGATTTGACCTGGGAATATAGTGAACAGTGTATGTGAATGCAAGTTGTCATGTGATCTTTTAATTGGATAACGGTTAGTCATGTCATGTAAGAAGTGCTGTATGGTGTTTtctacagggttttgcagaatctttgaaatagagggtgtagagcgttccttatatggatatgtaatgtttacacattgtggtgtcatatacacattgtggtgaaatGCCAAGTCTGATTGGGAAGCAAaattcaaaaacaaaatggcTTTTTCTTGTGAAAAAAGCTGACCAAGGGGATATAAGGTGGAGAATAGTGCATCAGACAGAGCTGCTTGGACTGTCTTATCAAAGTGTTGCTGAGAATCTTCAAGTTGATCCATCAACTGTTTGGAATAGTGCATTGTTGACATGCTGACTAAGATCTACAACTTTATGGTTGACCACAGATAAccttataaggaacgctcaacgcaaaacgcttttttgtggatattgcaaagattctgcaaaaccctgtattacatataattatgataagcAATGACTCAACCCTCCAATGAAATTGACagtacataatacatgtacacatgtacatgatgaAAATGGCAAAATAGgctcacacatgtacagtatacagtgtacCAGACTGCCGTTCACGTACCTTCTGCTGCCCTGCCTCAGAGCTCTCCTTATGTAGTGCACCAGAGAATTGGAGACCAGCCACTAGCTTGTTGAATGCACCTAGGTCTGCACTGCTTGGCTTATTGGGTGTAGGAAGGGTGGGTGTTGTCTGAATATTCTCTCGAGCGTGGATCTCATCCAGGGTGAGTGCATTGACAGGTCGATTACTCACACCAAGAACTGAAAGAAATTGAACGCCTTTATTTAAATCTCACGATgtttacatgtgcatgtacaatgtagagtcatgcccccccccccccctcgtACACTCAGCAGCAAACAGTACAGCTTCATTTCCTGTACATTTGACTAGTACACTGTGCACATGTATGTGTGGTCTATATGGCTACTGCATAAACATGTAACTGTGACATGATCATCGCTAGACAGGGCATGCTTGGGCCCTACTCCTTGGCATCATGCACAAATGCTCTCTGTGGTGCCCTAACAAACCACACACTTCTCAAAGTGGTTTATCAAAAAAGGGAGACCACATGATATCCTTACACTAACGTGTCACAGGTGGACCAATGTCATGTATCTACTGTACGTGAGCCTAGGATGAGTATATACATACCTAAAATTAGTTACTACAGTTAGAAAACGTTTAGATGACCTCACATTGCAAACTAAAAAGGGAGTGTACAGCAGCAGCAAGGGTTTGCAATACCTTAACCACagaggtatgtacatgtactacatcaTTCCCGCACATACTTGTTTCTGCTTTGTCTTTGCCAGGAGACAGTCTTTCTTCCCCCCCAATTTTGAGTACTTTCATGAGAGCATTGCCCATCTCAGCAGGGCTTTGAGTGGACCGCATCTCCTCTTCATCATCCAGGGCAGTACAAAAGCTCAGACCTGCAAGGGAACACATAATCAACAGATAAAATACTGGGAGTGGAAGAATGGCACTAACCTAAAACAAAACTATCTCGTActgtacagggttttgcaaaTCTTCGCAAAAAGTGTTGGGGGTTGAGTAttcctaataattatggaaaacCAGTGGTGCAAAGCGTTCCATAGGGAGCACTCAACCCTCAACTCTATTGCAAACCCTGTAACTACACGTACCATGTGATTAACATACTTTTTTATGCAGTAAGTATACATACTACATACCTGTGCTAAAATCAAATCCATCCAACATAAAATTATCCATCTCCAGTGCAGCTTTGAGCATGACTTCTTTCTTACTAGGTATATCCTTGACACTTTTAGCCTTGGATTCCTTACTAGCTGGCTCCAATTCACACTGCTCTTTGTCAACTTGATTCTCAGCATCCTCAATGTGTAGAGGGCTCTCAGAGTCTTCCTCTCTAGGTTGAGACTCACTCTCCTCAAGACCAAGACGAGCTATACAATCAAGAAATGCAATACATTATGTGTGAAAATGATAAAGGAGTGAATGAACCTGTACACAGGCATTAAAAAAAATCGAGcttgcacatacatgtacatgtacgtgtatagaGAGGTCCTGCCCTAGGCATAAATTATAAGACAAACTGTTACAGAACAAGTGGGCAGATCTACTATCTAATAATAATGCAAGTCACAGTACCTTCTCTCTCCCTCTCGTGTTCCTCTAGACCAGTGAGTTCCATGAGCTCAAACCTATCATTGGGACCAAACTCCATCCATTCTGGCTCCTCCTCCTCCCAAGTGTTCTGGTAGTGCTGTAGGGACACAAGTGAACATTCACTTGGGTA contains these protein-coding regions:
- the LOC135339919 gene encoding uncharacterized protein LOC135339919, which gives rise to MSSQTQGDSAGSSSNSSEYKRSNQSRRGASNKTHHGRSPQTAAGKDDLCSTAQKRIRNLQQKSHEKPADYKLRPQTGRSEHSRGADSSKLPLRTNSAPTKAKGSVSHHRKGQSHDLDSTDPKSKKLPKENGAPSKTTSRDIKRSDRKDSGIGQSPPSVEPNNELESTDTSVVDLSTGGAGESESEEQEKVTATEDAPVDSAQEEKSSRIQYTRDELLSLSKSPPSLQKHPSLDESIDIIFLKQSSMPNQSIESEGDVKRKHPTALSLIREHDARQLPKVSLSPQRKSFHGGCSWNDGKVPDTPSSAKDNTGHFELENTYPLTSKANQGSSQQGPLLQPKHKVIDHVPLRDQELGRGSKKNWREKSKDSEWAKKNHYQNTWEEEEPEWMEFGPNDRFELMELTGLEEHEREREARLGLEESESQPREEDSESPLHIEDAENQVDKEQCELEPASKESKAKSVKDIPSKKEVMLKAALEMDNFMLDGFDFSTGLSFCTALDDEEEMRSTQSPAEMGNALMKVLKIGGEERLSPGKDKAETILGVSNRPVNALTLDEIHARENIQTTPTLPTPNKPSSADLGAFNKLVAGLQFSGALHKESSEAGQQKVKSSPNTPDTSSLNIVPKSSPSIPNSEVPTTFRPENVKPPQDTFGNILEKEMDFDEEVITGSHSHYQRPPPEIPPQYPSRVSRVEHLERMLEKLDQEQILRDRQNPLPSELPPPHMASGYADPHIKAKLLPGLSARMTGGPPMEAQRSMHMVDREYMYHEGEHRMDMLPPPSIGIRPQGGVNRPTANNWAVEMERRRLMELKQMKQMERAQMERAQMERAMYSNSMHRGMQHRMRETPPPKPNISLLPTAVMRQMHNNKPNQTLSDVAKSNSFKVVDPRAEQEFNLKSTMSHSPISNVYNEVEHPSPRHHPSQMYAMGGGQMPGQMRSGPPFRPVSDPAPPAMMYRGYYNMPVMPHGGMQNPYMY